In Wolbachia endosymbiont of Spodoptera picta, a single window of DNA contains:
- a CDS encoding type I secretion system permease/ATPase translates to MEITPSIKKELKQSILYTCLEKCKSAFWFIFWFSSGINALMLFLPLYTSQVLDRVISSESVSTLVMLTIITLSAFACSAMLETCRYLAMAKIGDWIDKTATPDLIVRSIRLTSVQSSTSSGEAIRDLGVIKNFITGNGIFSLFDTPWSLIYLVVIFMIHTSTGFIAIAGIIILVSMAVWNELATKRILRETNEETIRNINAIDVATRNAEVVEAMGMSEFIVSDWCKRNDQNRAMQVTAQNRSNVITGITKFLRSTLQISVIGTGALLAITAHKTAGSIIAASILMGRVLAPFDAAVHTWKFLNQAKMSYGRLQRLILTSPKREQTMALPEPEGKLEFDRVFFTPYGSNKPTVKGISFVIEPGDVVGVIGASASGKSTIAKLTVGVWKPISGVVRLDGADVYTWNRENFGNYVGYLPQDIELFNTSVKANIARMRPDPNPEEIIKAAKIAGIHELILSLPNGYDTTIGGPGGVILSGGQKQLLGLARAFYGNTKLLVLDEPNANLDSNGEARLINAINVAREQNTTTVIITHKLPLLSVVDKVIIMSDGVIYDMGPKDEILSRLVAPSPDATEDKRSSASG, encoded by the coding sequence GTGGAAATCACTCCGTCAATAAAAAAGGAATTAAAGCAAAGTATACTATATACTTGTCTAGAGAAGTGCAAGAGTGCGTTTTGGTTTATTTTCTGGTTTAGCTCAGGGATTAATGCGTTAATGTTATTTTTGCCACTTTATACCTCTCAGGTACTTGATCGAGTGATATCGAGCGAGAGTGTGTCAACACTAGTTATGCTGACGATTATTACTTTATCTGCGTTTGCATGTTCTGCAATGCTTGAAACTTGTCGATATTTAGCTATGGCTAAAATTGGTGATTGGATTGATAAAACTGCAACACCAGATCTAATAGTAAGGTCAATCAGGTTAACATCAGTACAAAGCTCAACTTCAAGTGGTGAAGCAATACGAGATCTTGGAGTAATAAAAAATTTCATTACAGGAAATGGTATATTTTCACTGTTCGATACTCCATGGTCGCTAATTTACCTTGTTGTGATCTTTATGATACATACCTCTACAGGGTTTATAGCTATTGCCGGGATCATTATATTAGTTTCAATGGCAGTATGGAATGAACTTGCCACTAAGCGTATATTGCGAGAAACCAATGAAGAAACTATACGTAATATTAATGCTATAGATGTTGCAACAAGAAATGCAGAGGTGGTTGAGGCTATGGGTATGTCAGAATTTATAGTTTCTGATTGGTGTAAACGGAATGATCAAAATCGTGCAATGCAAGTCACAGCACAGAATCGTTCTAATGTAATTACTGGTATTACTAAATTTTTACGTTCAACTCTCCAAATTTCAGTAATTGGAACAGGTGCATTACTTGCAATCACAGCTCACAAAACTGCCGGTAGCATTATTGCTGCCTCGATTTTGATGGGTAGAGTATTGGCTCCATTTGATGCAGCAGTTCATACTTGGAAATTTTTAAATCAAGCCAAGATGTCATATGGCAGGCTGCAAAGACTTATCCTAACATCTCCAAAAAGAGAGCAAACTATGGCTCTACCAGAGCCTGAAGGGAAGTTGGAATTTGATAGGGTATTTTTTACTCCTTATGGGAGCAATAAGCCAACAGTAAAAGGAATCTCATTTGTAATAGAACCAGGGGATGTTGTTGGTGTTATTGGTGCAAGTGCTTCTGGTAAGTCGACCATTGCAAAACTAACCGTTGGTGTTTGGAAACCCATATCAGGTGTAGTCAGACTAGATGGTGCTGATGTATATACTTGGAATCGAGAAAACTTTGGTAATTATGTTGGTTACTTACCTCAAGATATTGAGTTATTTAACACGAGCGTTAAAGCTAATATTGCCCGCATGAGACCAGATCCAAATCCTGAAGAAATAATCAAAGCAGCAAAAATTGCAGGAATACATGAATTAATACTGAGCTTACCAAATGGGTATGATACAACAATAGGAGGACCTGGAGGAGTAATACTCTCTGGTGGCCAAAAACAGCTTCTTGGACTTGCAAGGGCTTTTTATGGTAATACTAAGCTTTTAGTGCTTGATGAACCGAATGCTAACTTAGACAGTAATGGAGAGGCGCGCTTGATTAATGCAATCAATGTTGCAAGAGAGCAAAATACTACCACTGTTATCATCACTCATAAGCTACCGTTACTATCCGTAGTTGATAAAGTGATTATCATGTCAGATGGTGTTATTTATGATATGGGACCAAAAGATGAGATTTTGAGCAGATTAGTTGCTCCATCACCAGATGCCACAGAAGATAAACGTTCTTCAGCAAGTGGTTAA
- a CDS encoding ankyrin repeat domain-containing protein — protein sequence MNFLIEHLKFLGRLKSEINQENVDGNTPLHIAAKHGNNQLMKLFIKSGAKIVQNKQGNTPLHIAIIHGNSYCIELFYENIGNSILQSKGDYGRDLVHLAAMYGKYDCLTSLLKKFPDYDLSTETCKGNMALHLALSSNAETELRKKCVSLLVDRSMQVNKSNNEGNTPLHFAAQLDLSFLSMIEKKLEEKKFDVYQEVLRENSNGDTVFHMAARVGNKSCLEHLFKKERVGEILSKKNKDGQTLLHLSILSGRVECVKYLVKKSPKGIFLEQNTQKRLLFAAILSSNKECLEFVSKELVGKKVAASIKVLYDENNNTPLHMAALADDIEFSQYVIESIAKSTIRNTVPLFNTNSQGLIPLHLAAMSLNAELIEYFMTDNHYPYNKKMLNVVSKSGRTALHYLVMSDNDFEKTINEDFKQGQFLKKLVLEKRKQNEHLREKAIKALFYLTISTGEKTVNKKINFDIKDNAKKTALDYAFKHGDTNILRLFLDFFYEIRENKKRKYDKLNMEDQERSKKLLDYYNLAMSISSVIISVCVKYNNAESEKE from the coding sequence ATAAATTTTCTTATAGAGCATCTAAAATTTTTAGGTAGACTAAAAAGTGAAATTAATCAAGAAAATGTAGATGGTAACACCCCATTGCATATAGCTGCAAAACATGGAAATAACCAGCTAATGAAATTGTTTATTAAATCAGGTGCAAAAATTGTTCAGAATAAACAAGGTAACACCCCCTTACATATTGCTATTATACATGGTAATTCATATTGTATAGAGCTATTTTATGAAAATATAGGAAATAGCATACTTCAATCCAAAGGTGATTATGGAAGAGATCTTGTACATTTAGCTGCAATGTACGGGAAGTATGATTGTCTAACATCTTTACTCAAGAAATTTCCTGATTACGATTTAAGCACAGAAACATGCAAAGGAAATATGGCCCTACACTTAGCTCTATCGAGTAATGCAGAAACAGAACTAAGAAAAAAATGTGTGAGTCTATTAGTAGACAGAAGCATGCAAGTAAATAAGAGTAATAATGAAGGAAACACCCCTTTACATTTTGCTGCCCAACTTGATTTATCGTTTTTAAGCATGATAGAAAAAAAGTTGGAAGAGAAGAAATTTGACGTTTATCAAGAGGTTTTGCGTGAGAATAGCAACGGTGACACCGTCTTTCATATGGCAGCACGTGTTGGTAATAAATCATGCCTTGAGCACCTTTTTAAAAAAGAGAGAGTGGGAGAAATATTAAGTAAGAAAAATAAGGATGGACAAACTTTACTACACTTATCTATTCTCAGTGGAAGAGTAGAATGCGTTAAGTATTTGGTAAAAAAAAGCCCAAAGGGTATTTTTTTAGAACAAAATACACAAAAAAGGTTGTTATTTGCAGCTATTTTGAGCAGCAATAAGGAATGTCTTGAATTTGTGTCAAAAGAACTTGTAGGTAAAAAGGTGGCTGCTAGCATCAAAGTGTTATATGATGAAAATAACAATACACCGTTACACATGGCTGCTCTTGCCGACGACATAGAATTCTCTCAGTATGTTATTGAAAGTATTGCCAAGTCAACTATTAGGAATACAGTACCACTTTTTAACACAAACAGTCAAGGGCTTATACCTCTACATTTAGCTGCCATGAGCCTTAATGCTGAGTTAATAGAATATTTTATGACAGATAATCATTACCCCTATAATAAGAAAATGTTAAATGTTGTATCTAAATCTGGAAGAACAGCATTACACTATCTTGTAATGAGTGATAATGATTTTGAAAAAACTATAAATGAGGATTTTAAGCAAGGTCAATTTTTGAAAAAGTTGGTTTTAGAAAAGCGTAAACAAAATGAGCACTTAAGGGAAAAAGCTATTAAAGCCTTATTCTACCTAACAATCAGCACCGGAGAGAAAACTGTAAATAAGAAGATAAATTTTGATATAAAGGATAATGCAAAAAAAACAGCTTTAGATTATGCTTTTAAACATGGTGACACAAATATCTTGAGGTTATTTTTAGATTTCTTTTATGAAATAAGGGAAAACAAAAAAAGGAAATATGATAAACTTAATATGGAAGATCAAGAAAGAAGCAAAAAGCTTCTAGACTACTATAATCTGGCCATGTCAATATCAAGTGTGATTATTTCTGTTTGCGTTAAGTATAATAATGCAGAATCTGAAAAGGAATAA
- a CDS encoding ankyrin repeat domain-containing protein, producing MFKNKFDTVTSVFKAKSSTSAKTLSSGLFVAGNVGMVRAISKIDLSSLQGNSEDKVNKQDLIIIYDYINKVTQEENYNICTNNLDCIKSRILAENISDSLAEKFRQDGWNITSNDGSSLLTVAIERIGKEQKKNRNYDIHVEIAVSLILGMGRELIIKLENFADSNDKTLLHYLAESGKEDILYFVIENSNFNIKEAVRNKDRDGKTPLHYAAKSGNKECLKILIENEADFSCTANNKTELHYAARSGSPNLLEYLKEILTAKGIFDREKIKTDKYGNNALHYAVQSGNAECIEFFIDNQVQFLKNKYNENPFHKIVGNS from the coding sequence ATGTTCAAAAATAAATTTGACACAGTTACTAGTGTTTTCAAAGCTAAATCTAGTACAAGCGCAAAGACACTCAGTTCAGGTTTATTTGTTGCGGGAAACGTTGGTATGGTCAGAGCAATTAGTAAGATAGACCTCTCTTCATTACAAGGCAATTCAGAAGATAAAGTCAATAAGCAAGACCTAATAATCATATATGATTATATTAATAAAGTAACTCAAGAAGAAAACTATAATATATGTACTAATAATCTTGATTGTATAAAAAGCAGGATTTTAGCAGAAAATATAAGTGATTCATTAGCTGAAAAATTTCGTCAAGATGGATGGAATATAACAAGTAATGATGGTTCTTCGCTATTAACAGTGGCTATTGAAAGAATTGGGAAAGAACAAAAGAAAAATAGGAATTATGATATTCATGTTGAAATAGCTGTATCTCTAATTCTTGGTATGGGCAGAGAATTGATTATAAAATTGGAGAATTTTGCAGATAGTAATGATAAAACACTTCTACATTATTTAGCTGAGTCGGGTAAAGAAGATATTTTATATTTTGTGATAGAAAATTCTAATTTTAACATTAAAGAAGCAGTAAGGAATAAAGATAGAGATGGTAAAACACCACTACACTATGCGGCTAAATCTGGCAATAAAGAATGCTTGAAAATTCTCATAGAAAATGAAGCAGATTTTAGTTGCACTGCCAATAATAAAACCGAGTTACACTATGCTGCCAGAAGCGGAAGTCCTAACCTCCTAGAATATTTAAAAGAAATATTGACAGCAAAAGGAATTTTTGATAGAGAGAAAATTAAAACAGATAAATATGGAAATAACGCATTACACTATGCTGTGCAATCTGGAAATGCTGAGTGCATAGAATTCTTCATTGATAATCAAGTACAATTTTTAAAAAATAAATATAATGAGAATCCTTTTCATAAGATTGTAGGTAACTCATAA
- the tsaD gene encoding tRNA (adenosine(37)-N6)-threonylcarbamoyltransferase complex transferase subunit TsaD, with amino-acid sequence MKTILAVETSCDETAAAIVNSNKQVLAHEILSQEEHKKRGGVIPEIASRAHMKHLSGLIKSAMEKYNLNFCDLDAIAATSGPGLIGGLIVGTMIAKAIAHVTQKPFIAVNHLEAHALVVRLLYEVKFPFLVLLISGGHCQFLIAQDVGKYIKLGETLDDSLGEAFDKVAKMLGLSYPGGPLIEELAKKGDGMRFKLPRAMIKRSGCDFSFSGIKTAVKNLAREFVMSEQDVCDMCASFQECISDILLDRVRNAIGIAVSLNIKINDFVITGGVAANNFLKERLKKHIDLNVLSPPSNLCTDNAVMVGWTGIERLQRNYVDSLDFAPRQKWELEKYY; translated from the coding sequence ATGAAAACTATATTAGCTGTTGAAACAAGCTGTGATGAAACTGCAGCAGCAATTGTAAATAGTAATAAGCAAGTCCTTGCTCACGAAATTCTTTCTCAGGAGGAGCACAAAAAACGCGGTGGGGTAATACCTGAAATAGCTTCACGTGCTCATATGAAGCATTTAAGTGGTTTAATAAAAAGTGCTATGGAAAAATATAACCTTAATTTTTGTGATTTGGATGCAATTGCAGCAACATCAGGACCAGGACTCATAGGTGGATTAATAGTTGGTACAATGATAGCTAAAGCAATTGCACACGTAACACAAAAACCGTTTATTGCAGTTAATCACTTAGAAGCACATGCGTTAGTTGTTAGGCTACTATATGAGGTTAAATTTCCGTTTTTAGTCCTGCTGATATCAGGTGGTCACTGCCAATTTTTAATTGCACAGGATGTAGGTAAATACATCAAACTTGGAGAAACGCTTGATGACTCATTAGGAGAAGCATTTGACAAAGTCGCTAAGATGCTGGGTCTAAGCTATCCAGGAGGTCCATTAATTGAAGAGTTAGCTAAAAAAGGTGATGGTATGAGATTTAAGCTGCCAAGAGCAATGATAAAACGTTCTGGATGTGACTTTTCATTTTCTGGAATTAAAACAGCGGTAAAAAACTTAGCACGAGAATTTGTAATGAGTGAACAGGATGTGTGTGATATGTGTGCTTCGTTTCAAGAGTGTATTAGCGACATATTACTCGATAGAGTCAGAAATGCTATTGGTATCGCTGTATCTTTAAATATTAAAATCAATGATTTTGTAATTACTGGTGGAGTTGCAGCAAATAATTTCCTGAAAGAGAGATTAAAAAAGCACATAGACTTGAACGTGCTTTCTCCTCCAAGCAATTTATGTACAGACAATGCAGTGATGGTTGGATGGACAGGAATTGAAAGGTTACAGAGAAACTATGTAGACTCTCTTGACTTTGCACCAAGGCAAAAGTGGGAATTAGAAAAATATTACTAG
- a CDS encoding WD_0702 family putative metalloprotease: MLIRNLIKQATQVGNSENVIQYVKYLYQFEKFRNTLNLTLSLIKQNRLSFEIYQEGLVDMEEGVCKTIRSSGLNKYVIVLRRSNPYIIVHELSHMVENELNLSLEQEFLYKVYQDIEQNLKQSNILVQKIIGQIIFEEIQAYQTPKSRASELFARYFELFSWAQEVYPKDKEYLIRTQDLNKVFLATNQWKKSYLDLQIMERIDKEVKEYSDKTAFKDINKVQSSWTNKFSSGSKKIGSIFGDDN; this comes from the coding sequence ATGCTAATCAGGAACTTAATAAAACAAGCAACTCAAGTAGGAAATAGTGAAAACGTAATACAATATGTCAAATATCTCTATCAATTTGAGAAGTTTAGAAATACATTAAACCTCACTTTGTCACTAATAAAGCAAAATAGACTCTCGTTTGAAATATATCAAGAAGGATTAGTGGATATGGAAGAGGGAGTGTGTAAGACAATTCGTTCTTCTGGTTTAAATAAGTATGTTATTGTGCTAAGAAGGTCAAATCCTTACATCATAGTACATGAACTTTCACATATGGTTGAAAATGAACTGAACTTAAGCTTAGAGCAAGAATTTCTCTATAAAGTTTATCAGGATATTGAGCAGAACTTAAAGCAGTCAAATATTCTGGTACAAAAAATTATTGGTCAAATTATATTTGAAGAGATACAAGCTTATCAAACTCCAAAATCACGTGCGTCTGAGTTATTCGCACGCTATTTTGAGCTGTTTTCTTGGGCTCAGGAAGTTTATCCTAAAGATAAAGAATATCTAATTCGCACTCAAGATTTAAATAAAGTATTTCTTGCTACTAACCAATGGAAAAAGAGCTACCTGGATCTACAAATAATGGAGAGAATAGATAAAGAAGTAAAGGAATATAGCGATAAAACTGCCTTTAAAGATATAAACAAAGTACAAAGCAGTTGGACTAATAAATTTTCCTCTGGGAGTAAAAAAATTGGTTCTATATTTGGAGATGATAATTAG
- a CDS encoding sensor histidine kinase: MYKLSKLMFTTLKTNRYTKIISLFLLIFVVLLGTIYRNYSLKNNFLSFYRNSNANLKDLLENSIIKKYHYLLIEKHHIKYNSFDYINQLVKLRAELLQSVSKVRNFSLILYDQNARVIFSNFNTQGHDYEQLLTNDEIDKLLSNQEIFYATGNTLTSTFPIFHEDDIKPSFFLKIIQSYNDSYIMVYSLFSILIGLLLVILILIMLYLHFSNTQMLAKQHKTNIELQRVKEALEQENANKIKFFASVTHELRTPLNAIIGFAKLIKNETLGSVDHSEYKEYVDDIYNAGTHLLALINDVLDFSKAESSSLTVEKVKFNLNKIIDSCLKMLSPKLKETGISLKKEISDKQLLVIADPKRMKQVIINLLSNAIKFTPQGGLIRMIIKENIEKNLLTIEFHDNGIGIMQQDIYKVMSVFGQADSGYRNEGTGIGLPLSKKLVELMGGTFNIQSEAKLGTTITLSFFYEEQTCEKLIDF, encoded by the coding sequence ATGTATAAATTAAGTAAATTAATGTTTACTACACTAAAAACAAATAGATATACAAAAATTATCTCGCTATTCTTATTAATTTTTGTGGTTTTATTGGGCACAATATATCGCAATTATTCATTAAAGAATAATTTTCTTTCTTTTTACCGTAATTCAAATGCAAACTTAAAAGATCTATTGGAAAATAGTATAATAAAAAAATATCATTATTTACTAATAGAAAAACATCATATTAAATATAACAGTTTTGATTACATAAACCAGTTGGTAAAATTGCGTGCTGAATTGTTACAATCAGTAAGCAAAGTAAGAAATTTTAGCTTAATACTGTATGATCAAAATGCCAGAGTAATTTTCAGTAATTTTAATACTCAAGGTCATGACTATGAGCAGTTGCTTACAAATGATGAAATTGATAAATTGCTAAGCAATCAAGAAATATTTTACGCTACAGGAAATACATTAACTTCTACTTTCCCTATATTTCATGAAGATGACATTAAGCCTTCATTTTTTTTGAAGATCATTCAAAGCTATAATGACTCTTATATTATGGTATATAGTCTATTTTCAATATTAATTGGCTTATTACTGGTTATCTTAATACTAATAATGCTTTATTTGCACTTTTCCAACACCCAAATGCTAGCCAAGCAGCATAAAACTAATATTGAATTACAAAGGGTTAAAGAGGCATTAGAGCAAGAAAATGCAAATAAGATAAAATTTTTTGCAAGTGTTACACATGAGTTGCGTACACCTCTTAATGCTATTATTGGATTTGCAAAGTTGATCAAAAATGAAACTTTAGGTTCGGTAGATCACTCTGAATACAAGGAATACGTAGACGATATATATAATGCTGGTACACATTTACTTGCTTTGATTAATGATGTGCTCGATTTTTCTAAAGCTGAATCAAGTAGTTTAACAGTAGAGAAAGTGAAGTTTAATCTGAATAAGATAATAGATTCGTGCTTAAAAATGTTATCACCTAAACTAAAAGAAACAGGTATTAGTTTAAAGAAAGAGATATCTGATAAACAATTATTAGTTATCGCCGATCCCAAAAGAATGAAGCAAGTTATAATAAATTTGTTATCAAATGCAATCAAGTTCACTCCTCAAGGTGGTTTAATAAGAATGATTATTAAAGAGAATATAGAAAAAAATTTATTAACTATTGAGTTTCATGATAATGGAATAGGGATAATGCAGCAGGACATATATAAAGTTATGTCCGTTTTTGGCCAAGCAGATTCGGGATATAGAAACGAAGGCACAGGTATCGGATTACCTCTAAGCAAGAAATTAGTAGAGTTAATGGGTGGGACTTTCAACATTCAAAGTGAAGCAAAACTTGGTACTACGATAACATTGAGCTTCTTTTATGAAGAGCAAACATGTGAAAAGTTGATTGATTTTTAG
- a CDS encoding aspartate aminotransferase family protein: MTISPILPVYSPTNINFSYGKGIYLYDIDNKRYIDFHSGIAVSSLGHANPRLTDVLKLQGEKLWHISNTYNISTANKFAENLINNSFANTVFFANSGSEAVECGLKIARAYQNGKGNKNRYRILTFHGAFHGRTFLTCTTNDRQKFSELLNPYIDWCDNIEPNIESVKKAISNGIGVILIEPIQGQGGIKVMSEVFMKELRELCNENNILLFFDCVQCGAGRTGKLFAYEHIGIKPDICALAKGIGGGFPLGACLATEKVAKYMAVGMHGSTFGGNPLATSVGNAVLDELLSPGFLENVEVRGKSLKNKLEDLASKFPMIEEVRGKGLMLGIKVKMNNQKFAEELSQRGLLTVGVTSDNVLRILPPLIITEKEIDEGIEILTQYLSEKF, encoded by the coding sequence ATGACAATTTCTCCTATCTTGCCAGTTTATTCTCCTACTAACATAAATTTTTCTTATGGCAAAGGTATTTACTTGTATGATATCGATAATAAGCGCTATATAGATTTTCACTCTGGAATAGCTGTTAGCAGTTTAGGTCATGCTAACCCACGATTAACTGATGTCCTAAAATTACAAGGAGAAAAACTATGGCATATATCAAATACCTATAATATATCTACTGCCAACAAATTTGCAGAAAATTTAATAAACAACAGCTTTGCTAATACTGTATTTTTTGCAAATTCTGGATCAGAAGCAGTGGAATGTGGACTTAAAATCGCTAGGGCCTATCAAAATGGAAAAGGTAATAAAAATCGCTATAGAATTCTAACATTTCATGGTGCATTTCATGGAAGGACATTTTTAACTTGTACAACAAACGATAGACAGAAATTTTCTGAATTACTGAATCCTTATATTGACTGGTGTGATAACATAGAGCCCAATATTGAGAGTGTAAAGAAAGCAATTTCTAATGGCATAGGTGTTATATTAATAGAACCAATACAGGGACAAGGTGGTATTAAAGTAATGAGTGAAGTCTTCATGAAAGAGCTAAGAGAACTATGTAACGAAAACAACATACTGCTATTTTTTGATTGCGTTCAGTGCGGTGCTGGCAGGACAGGAAAGTTATTTGCATATGAACACATAGGAATTAAGCCTGACATATGTGCTCTTGCAAAAGGAATAGGAGGAGGTTTCCCTCTGGGGGCTTGTCTTGCAACTGAAAAGGTTGCTAAGTACATGGCGGTCGGTATGCATGGTTCTACTTTTGGTGGTAATCCACTTGCAACTTCAGTAGGTAATGCTGTATTGGATGAATTGCTCAGCCCTGGCTTCTTAGAAAATGTTGAAGTTAGAGGTAAGTCTTTAAAAAACAAACTAGAGGACTTAGCAAGCAAGTTTCCAATGATAGAAGAAGTGAGAGGGAAAGGGTTGATGCTAGGAATAAAAGTAAAAATGAATAACCAAAAATTTGCAGAAGAGCTAAGTCAACGTGGTTTACTTACTGTTGGAGTAACATCAGATAATGTTCTGAGAATCTTGCCTCCACTCATTATCACTGAAAAAGAGATTGATGAAGGTATTGAAATCCTCACTCAGTATTTATCTGAAAAGTTCTAG